Genomic window (Streptomyces cadmiisoli):
TCGTCCCCGTGCCGCAGCACGGTGGTGGGCAGCGGTACGAACGACTTGCCCTCGCGTACGACGAGGGTGACCGCGGCCCCGGCCGGCAGCCGCAGCTCGCTGACCTCGACGCCGTGCATCTTCGACTCGTCCGGGACGGAGACCGAGAGCAGGTGCCCGCGCAGCCGCTCCAGAGGTGCCGACTCGATGCCGAGGTCGGCCGCGCCGGTTCCGTCGCCGAGGTGCAGTATCCGGGCGAGCCAGGGCAGCGTCGGCCCCTGGACGAGGGTGTAGACGACGACCAGGACGAAGACGATGTTGAAGATCGTGCGGCTGCCCTCGACGCCGTTCACCATGGGGATCGTCGCCAGGATGATGGGCACGGCGCCGCGCAGCCCGGCCCAGGACATGAGCGCCTGCTCCGGCCAGGGCACCCGGAACGGCACCAGGCACAGCACGACGCTCAGCGGGCGCGCCACCATGGTCAGGACCAGCCCGATGAGCAGCGCGGGCACGATGTCGTCGCCCAGTTCGTGCGGGGTGACCAGCAGACCGAGCAGGACGAACATGCCGATCTGGGCGATCCAGCCGAGCCCGTCGGCGAACCCGCGGGTGGCGGGCCAGTGCGGGAGCCGCGCGTTGCCCATCACCATGGAGGCGAGGTAGACGGCGAGGAAGCCGCTGCCGTGGGCCATGGCGCCGGCCGCGTAGGCGGCGACCGCGATGGCGACGACGGCGATCGGGTAGAGGCCGGACGCCGGCAGGGCGACGTGCCGCAGTCCCCAGGAGCCCAGCCAGCCGACCGCGAGGCCGATGGCGGCGCCGATGGCCAGTTCCAGAGCTATCTTGCCGATCAGCACGTACCAGTGCTCGAACGGACCGGCGGTGGAGAACGAGACCACCAGGATGACGACGGGGGCGTCGTTGAAGCCGGACTCCGCCTCCAGCGTGCCTGTCACGCGTGAGGGGAGGGGGATCTTCCGCAGGACGGAGAAGACCGCCGCCGCGTCGGTGGACGAGACGACCGCCCCGATGATGAGGGCCTGCCGCCATTCCAGGCCGACCAGGTAGTGCGCGGCCGACGCCGTGACCCCTACGCTCACGGCCACTCCGGCCAGCGCCAGCGCGGTCGCGGCCGGCATGACCGGCTTGATCTCCTTCCACTTCGTGCCCAGTCCGCCCTCGGCCAGGATCACGACGAGGGCCGCGTATCCGATGACCTGGGTCAGTTCGGCGTTGTCGAAGTGGATGTCGCCGACCCCGTCCTGTCCCATGGCGACGCCGATGCCCAGGTAGACGAGCAGGCTGGGGAGCCCGCTGCGCGAGGAGATCCGGACCGCTGCGACGGCGACGAGCAGGACGATCGAGCAGACGAGCAGGAGCTGGTTGAGGTCGTGGACAGTCAGCGGCCGTTCCCTTTCCCGGTTTCACGATTCCGGTTCACACACGTCACGCGCGTGAACGCTCATGTGCATGGTGTGCGGAGCTGCGCGCTCCACATGGGGGGTACTTCGTTACCTTACCTAATTCTTGACGATTTCTTGACGCGCTCCGCGGGATGATCGAACGTCCGTCCGCGCTGGTTCCCCAGTCCGCGTCAAGTGCCACCGGGCCCTGCGCCTATGGTTGCTCCAGCGCTCATTCAAAAGGACAGCCACCCCTGCCGCTCGCGTTAGGACAGCAAGGACAGCGATGCCCCCCAACACCACCGCTACAACGGGTCAGCAGCCCGGCAAGTCCCGGAGGGAGAAGGGGCGCAGAGGCCGTCTGGTCGTGCTCGTACTGGTGCTGGCCATCATCGGTGGCCTCGCCTACGGGGCGTACTGGTCCGTCAGCACGGTCCGTGCCTCCTTCCCGCAGACAAAGGGTTCGATCACGCTGGACGGTCTGTCGGGGCCGGTCGACGTCAAGCGGGACGGGTACGGCATCCCGCAGATCTATGCCTCCTCCGACGAGGACCTGTTCATGGCGCAGGGCTACGTCCAGGCGCAGGACCGGTTCTACGAGATGGACGTGCGCCGTCACATGACCTCGGGCCGTCTGTCGGAGATGTTCGGCAAGGGCCAGATCGGCAACGACGAGTTCCTGCGCACGCTGGGCTGGGAACGGGTGGCGCAGGAGGAGTACGACACCAAGCTGTCCGACGCCACGAAGACGTACCTCCAGGCGTACGCCAAGGGAGTCAACGCCTACCTGGACGGCAAGGACGGCGAGGACATCTCCCTGGAGTACGCCGCTCTCGGTCTCACCAACGACTACAAGCCGCAGAAGTGGACGCCGGTCGACTCGGTCGCCTGGCTCAAGGCGATGGCCTGGGACCTGCGCGGCAACATGCAGGACGAGATCGACCGCTCGCTGATGACCAGCCGCCTGGGCCCCCAGCAGATCGACGACCTGTACCCGGACTACCCCTACGAGCGGAACCGGGTGATCGTCCAGCAGGGCCAGTACGACGAGCTCACCCAGACCTTCGACGGCGGCGGCACCGGCGGCGCGTCCGCCGACGGCACCACCGGTGGCACGGGCAACGGCACGGACCCCGCCGCCGGCACGAACGGCACCCCCGCCTCGTCGGCGCTGCAGACCCAGCTGTCCGGCCTGTACGGCGCGCTGGAGGACCTCCCGGAGGCCGTCGGTGTGAACGGCAACGGCATCGGCTCCAACTCGTGGGTGGTCGGCGGCCGTCACACCATCACCGGCAAGCCGCTGCTGGCCAACGACCCGCACCTGTCGGCTTCGCTGCCGTCGGTCTGGTACCAGATGGGCCTGCACTGCCGCTCGGTCTCCGACAAGTGCCAGTACGACGTCTCGGGCTACACCTTCGCGGGCATGCCCGGTGTGATAATCGGCCACAACCAGGACATCTCCTGGGGCATGACCAACTCCGGGGTCGACGTCACCGACCTCTACCTGCAGAAGCTCACCGGCGACGGCTACCTGTTCGACGGCAAGGTCAAGCCCTTCGAGAGCCGCGAGGAGACCATCAAGGTCGCCGGCGGCTCCGCCAAGAAGATCGTCGTCCGGGAGACCAACAACGGACCGCTGCTGTCCGACCGCGACGACGAACTGGTCAAGGTCGGCAGGAAGGCCGCCGTCGACACCGCCGCACCCGACCGGGGCGACGGCTACGGCCTGGCGCTGCGGTGGACCGCGCTGGAGCCCGGCACCTCGATGGACGCCGTCTTCGCCATCAACAAGGCGGCCGACTGGGACGACTTCCGCGCCGCGGCCACCCTGTTCGACGTGCCCTCGCAGAACCTCGTGTACGCCGACACCCGGAACAACATCGGCTACACCCTGCCCGGAAAGATCCCCACGCGCGCCGAGCGCCACGACGGGTCGATCCCGGCGCCGGGCTGGGACGGCAAGTACCGCTGGACCGGCTACATCGAGCAGGACGAGCTGCCCCACGAGTACAACCCGGAGCGCGGCTACATCGTGACGGCCAACCAGGCCGTCGTGGACGAGGAGTACCCCTACACGCTCACCGAGGACTGGGGGTACGGCGCGCGCAGCCAGCGGATCAACGACCTGATGGAGTCCAAGCTCAAGGGCGGCGGCAAGGTGTCCACCGAGGACATGCGCCAGATGCAGCTGGACAACAGCAGCGAGATCGCCAAGCTGCTCGTGCCGCAGCTGCTGAAGATCGACGTGGGCGACCGGCACGTGCGCGAGGCGCAGAAGCTCCTGGAGGGCTGGGACTACACCCAGGACTCCGAGTCGGCGGCGGCGGCCTACTTCAACTCGGTCTGGCGCAACGTCCTCAAGCTCGCGTTCGGCAACAAGCTGCCCAAGGAACTGCGCGTCAAGGGCCAGTGCCTGTGGGTCGAGCCGACCGGCACCACCGGACCGGTCGACGACGAGCGCCGGGTGCGGGAATGCGGTGAGCGCGACGCCGACCAGGCGCAGCCGGACGGCGGCGACCGCTGGTTCGAG
Coding sequences:
- a CDS encoding penicillin acylase family protein, whose product is MPPNTTATTGQQPGKSRREKGRRGRLVVLVLVLAIIGGLAYGAYWSVSTVRASFPQTKGSITLDGLSGPVDVKRDGYGIPQIYASSDEDLFMAQGYVQAQDRFYEMDVRRHMTSGRLSEMFGKGQIGNDEFLRTLGWERVAQEEYDTKLSDATKTYLQAYAKGVNAYLDGKDGEDISLEYAALGLTNDYKPQKWTPVDSVAWLKAMAWDLRGNMQDEIDRSLMTSRLGPQQIDDLYPDYPYERNRVIVQQGQYDELTQTFDGGGTGGASADGTTGGTGNGTDPAAGTNGTPASSALQTQLSGLYGALEDLPEAVGVNGNGIGSNSWVVGGRHTITGKPLLANDPHLSASLPSVWYQMGLHCRSVSDKCQYDVSGYTFAGMPGVIIGHNQDISWGMTNSGVDVTDLYLQKLTGDGYLFDGKVKPFESREETIKVAGGSAKKIVVRETNNGPLLSDRDDELVKVGRKAAVDTAAPDRGDGYGLALRWTALEPGTSMDAVFAINKAADWDDFRAAATLFDVPSQNLVYADTRNNIGYTLPGKIPTRAERHDGSIPAPGWDGKYRWTGYIEQDELPHEYNPERGYIVTANQAVVDEEYPYTLTEDWGYGARSQRINDLMESKLKGGGKVSTEDMRQMQLDNSSEIAKLLVPQLLKIDVGDRHVREAQKLLEGWDYTQDSESAAAAYFNSVWRNVLKLAFGNKLPKELRVKGQCLWVEPTGTTGPVDDERRVRECGERDADQAQPDGGDRWFEVVRGLLDEQDSDWWKVPSVGTRPGAENRDELFRRAMVDARWELTAELGKDIDTWSWGRLHRLFLENQTLGTEGPGFLQYALNRGPWKLSGGEATVNATGWNAAGGYGVVWVPSMRMVVNLDDLDKSKWINLTGASGHAYSAHYVDQTDKWAKGELLDWSFSKEAVDKSTRDTLVLKP
- a CDS encoding potassium/proton antiporter, whose translation is MTVHDLNQLLLVCSIVLLVAVAAVRISSRSGLPSLLVYLGIGVAMGQDGVGDIHFDNAELTQVIGYAALVVILAEGGLGTKWKEIKPVMPAATALALAGVAVSVGVTASAAHYLVGLEWRQALIIGAVVSSTDAAAVFSVLRKIPLPSRVTGTLEAESGFNDAPVVILVVSFSTAGPFEHWYVLIGKIALELAIGAAIGLAVGWLGSWGLRHVALPASGLYPIAVVAIAVAAYAAGAMAHGSGFLAVYLASMVMGNARLPHWPATRGFADGLGWIAQIGMFVLLGLLVTPHELGDDIVPALLIGLVLTMVARPLSVVLCLVPFRVPWPEQALMSWAGLRGAVPIILATIPMVNGVEGSRTIFNIVFVLVVVYTLVQGPTLPWLARILHLGDGTGAADLGIESAPLERLRGHLLSVSVPDESKMHGVEVSELRLPAGAAVTLVVREGKSFVPLPTTVLRHGDELLVVATDPVRDAAERRLRAVAHGGKLAGWLGMNGGGSGH